A single Haloglycomyces albus DSM 45210 DNA region contains:
- a CDS encoding sensor histidine kinase yields MLTLTNVMAVETSVIILIKIYFGLAMCETVARKGTRPALWVTGFAMVAYAVHTAETWNSDAWGTLFRTSTVIGVPVILGLWLYEREARSEAEVRAARAAERTAIARELHDLVAHHLASMVLRTNIARHVVTDAGKPVQEVLDDVHANGTEALEDLRSLVAILRAGGDSATAGFPDEPVSQVAQAAVDNAVQLGAHVTSTVDPKINLLPKTIGMVVLRLTQEGLANAIHHGSSELRVELDVTCEQDSLTFVMRNNVGAQKVGRVNTGFGLAGLKERVNVFGGDFQAGQEGDTWVLKSSLPLKEFQC; encoded by the coding sequence ATGCTGACGTTGACAAACGTTATGGCGGTTGAAACCTCGGTGATCATACTGATCAAGATTTACTTTGGCCTAGCTATGTGCGAAACCGTGGCCCGAAAAGGCACTCGACCGGCCCTGTGGGTTACGGGTTTCGCGATGGTGGCATACGCCGTTCACACCGCTGAAACGTGGAACAGCGATGCTTGGGGCACTCTTTTCCGGACCTCCACCGTCATCGGCGTACCCGTCATTTTGGGGCTATGGCTGTATGAAAGGGAGGCGCGGTCGGAAGCAGAGGTGCGGGCAGCGCGTGCCGCGGAGCGCACTGCTATAGCGCGTGAACTGCACGACCTGGTAGCACATCATCTCGCGTCGATGGTTTTGCGGACCAACATTGCTCGACACGTGGTCACGGATGCCGGTAAGCCGGTCCAGGAGGTTCTCGACGATGTTCACGCCAACGGAACCGAGGCTCTCGAAGACCTGCGATCATTGGTTGCCATATTGCGAGCAGGAGGCGATAGCGCTACCGCCGGCTTCCCTGATGAACCCGTGTCACAGGTTGCGCAAGCGGCAGTGGACAACGCCGTCCAGCTCGGTGCGCACGTTACGTCTACGGTCGATCCAAAAATTAACCTCCTGCCAAAGACAATCGGCATGGTCGTACTTCGACTGACACAGGAGGGGCTGGCCAACGCCATCCACCATGGCAGTTCCGAACTTCGGGTCGAGTTGGACGTGACCTGTGAACAGGATTCCCTAACTTTCGTCATGCGTAATAACGTTGGAGCGCAAAAAGTAGGACGGGTGAACACCGGTTTCGGACTTGCAGGGCTCAAGGAACGTGTCAACGTGTTCGGCGGTGACTTTCAGGCCGGACAGGAAGGCGACACATGGGTGCTCAAATCGAGTCTTCCCCTTAAGGAGTTCCAATGTTGA